One Urechidicola croceus genomic window, GTTGGTCGAGATATTTCACCTTGGTTGTCTATATTCTCTTTTGTTGATAGAAGACCTAAACTAACCCAGCTTTCGGTGCCAGGAACAAATTCCCCATTTAATCTAAAATCAAGTCCAGCAGCATAGGCAGTAGCATTATTTGTAGCTGCATATCTTATTCGTACATTATCAACTGTATATGGATTTACATCTGTTAAATGTTTATAATACGCCTCAGAAACTAATTTAAATGGCCTATCCCACATTTTAAAACTATAATCATTTCCTAATACAAAATGAATACTTTGCTGTGCTTTTACATCAGGTTGTACAATTCCGTTTGCATCACGTAATTCTTTATAGAAAGGAGGTTGGTAATAAAAACCTGTTGAAAAGCGAAATAGCATATCCTTTTCCCAATCTGGCTTTATGGCCAATTGTGCTCTAGGGCTTATAACAGTTTGACTTTTTGAAGAATTGATGTTATCACCCTTTACAGTCCAATTTTGTGCACGAACACCAATATTATACCAGACTTCATTTTCACCCCATTCTTCTTTTTTACTCCATTGAGCAAAAGCCGACAATCTATTTATTTGTGTATTGTTTTTCGCTCTAACATCTTGATAAGGAGTTATTTCTCCTTCATAAGGTTCGTAAGGTTGATTGTTAACAATTTGATTTGGAGGACGGATAGAAAATCCAGCCGAGTCAATAACCTCCCATTCAATTATACGATCTCTAATATCTTCGTTTTGAAATTTTAAACCAAAATCATATTGATTATTATCTTTTCTTAAAGTAGCTTTTAATTGAACATTAGAAATAAGTGCATCTAAATTATTTCTAGCGTGATTTAATTGAGAACCTATTCCTTCTGAAAACTCAACTTCTCCAAAATTTTCGGATCCTAAGTTTGAATCAACTTCTCCTAAATTATATGAAGCTAAAATATCGTAATGTTCTGCTTCTTGTGTGTTATAAGTTGAAGTAGTAAGGCTCATTTGTAAATCATCATTTACTAAATAGGTACCTTTTAATGCTCCAAATGCGGTTAAGTATTTATCTTTTTCTTGTCCGTTATAAAAAACTGTAAGTTCAAGAGGGTTGGCAATAGTTCCGAATTTAGTACGTCTAGTAATAGGAGTATAATTATATTCATTAAATGAAAAATTCCCTAAAAAGTCCACTTTAAAACGTTCATTAACTTGATATGATAAAAATGATTGCGCATCAGTAAATTTTGGTTTGTAATTGGTTTCAGTATCCTTACTGTTTACAAGTAAACTATTATCCCTATACCTCACACCAACTATTGCAGATAGTTTATTGTCAAATAATTTACCTTCAATTGTAGCACTACCTCCAAGTAAATTAAGATTTACTCTTGTAGCAAATTCTTGTGGTGTTCGATAGGTTATGTCTAATACTGAAGAAAGTTTATCTCCGAATTTGGCTTGAAAACCACCAGCCGAAAAACTTACATTTTGAGTCATTTCAGAATTGACAAAACTCAATCCTTCTTGTTGACCAGATCTTACTAAAAATGGTCTATAAACTTCAATTCCATTTACATAAACAAGGTTTTCATCAAAATTACCACCACGAACATTGTATTGTGTACTTAATTCATTACTATTATTAACACCTGCAAATGTCATCAGAATATTTTCAACTCCAGAATTTGCACCTGGAATTTCTCTTACATCCTGCATGTTAATTTCTACAACACCTTCAGCGTCTTTTCTTCTATTTTCAATATCTACAACCTCTAATTCTTCAGTTTTTGGTTTTAGTCTCGGTGAAAAATTAACAACTTTCCCATTACTAATGTCAAATGTTTTTATAAGATCGTTAAATGAAATATGACTAAAAGTTACAGTTACTTTTTTGTCAGATGTAACAATTATAGAGTATTCACCATTTTGATTGGTTGTAGTTCCAGAATTTTCGTAGGAGATATTTACATCATAAATAGGCTTACCTTTATCATCTTTTACAATACCTTTTATAGTAGCGGTTTGCGTAAAAACACAGTGTGAAATGAAAAATAAAAATAGCGAAATACTGAGTTTTGCTTTCAAATTATAATTAGGCTTAAGATTATTGTTTTCTATAAAACGTTGTTTCCAATATATTAGTATTACCAACAGAATCTTCGACTATAACTCTTAAATTGTGCTTTGTACCACTTAATTTTTTATCAGAAAAGTCATAGGTTAAAGTTCCATATTTTGGGTTGTACTCCAATAAAATCCATTCACCATCAATTTCACCTCTATATGTCTTTAATCCAGATAAATTATCAGATACTTTTAAAATTAATCGTTTGTAGTTTGTCACCCATTGTTCATCTTTAAAATTGGATGTTCTGATACTTGGTTTTTCATTATCAGATAATAAAGTGTATGTACCCAAACTTTTAGTATTTGTGTAAAAAGTGCTTGTTTTTTTATGTGTAGTTTTATATGAAGGATTTCCTTTACTGTTAAACCCAGCAATAAATAATTTTTTCTTTTCTTCATCAGAATACTTTGAAACATCAAAAGTTAAGGTGTAATTATTATCCAAAGCTTCATTAGGTTCATGAATTTGTGCAATGCCTTCTTTAACGTCAAAATCTAAATAGAAATCACGATAAAAAGTATTTTTAGGAAATGCTATTGTAACACCTTCTTTAGTGAATTTATTAAACTCTTTTGAAGAAATATAATAAGGAGTTATTTTTTCTGTTTTTTTGATAGTAATACTATCATTTTTACCTTGAATAGGCACAATTAATTTTTTTTCATTTCCTTTAAAATCTTTGGCCGTAATTTCAACATTATAAGTCATCCCATCTTGTACGGAAATATACCCATGATTTACAACGTCTCTGTATATACTTAAAGGATTATTAGAGTCAACATAACAACGTTGAATGCGTTGATTTATATTAGCGTAACGTTGATAATCGATTAAAAGATTAATATATTTTGTTTCTGAAAAAGAAAATCTATCAGCGTAGAGGCTAAATGTTTTCTCTCCATTTACTGACATTTCTAAACTGTAAATACCATTTTTGTTTAAAGCACCATTCAACCTGTCAAAAGCATTTATACCTAACCCTATAGTACCAGAAGCACTAATTTTATTTGCTTTTAAATTTCCATTTGGTAATTGTTTGAAATTAATTTGAAGAGGAATATTAGATTGATTAACATGTGAAAAATCATCAAGAGGATAGGCCATTAAAACATTTATACTAGGTGATTTATCATCTTCAACAGTTATTCCAAAATGCATAGGGTTTACCGGTCTTGCGGCTGAATCTCTGATTTCAAAATGTAAATGCGGACCAACATAACCACCTGTACTACCTGTATAGGCAATTACTTCTCCTTTTTTAAGTTGAAGTTCAGTATTGTTAGGAAAAAGTTGAATTTCAAAACTTTCTTTTTCATATTGATGTTTTTTAATATAAGCCTCTATTTTATCACTATACTTTTTTAAATGTGCATATACTGAAGTATAACCGTTTGGATGAGTTACATACAATGCCTTTCCATATCCCCAATGTGATACTTTTATTCTAGAAACATAACCATCAGCAATAGAAAACACTTTAAAACCTTCTTTTTGCTGTGTTTTAATATCTAACCCAGAATGAAAATGATTTGACCTTAATTCAGCAAAAGTTCCAGATAAATACATTGGTATATCTAATGGATTTTGAAAATAGTCTTTTGGGTAATTCTGTTGTGAAAAAGCACTTGTTAGAATTAATAGAAATATAGATAAAATAAAATTGTTCAAATTGTTCATAATTTTTTGCTAAAATAGTAATTAAATGTATACATAACAACGCATAAATAAGGAGTTGTATATAAATGAATTAACCATAATTGTACCGAAAAACTATAAAACAGTTGTTTAATTAAGATAACTATACTAAATTTGATGCATAGTTTTGATATCTTGGAAATTAATGAGTAAAATAATTGAAGTAACTAATTCACTGGAAGATAAACTCGAAAAACTTTTGGAATCGTTTACGTTTTTAAAAGAAGAAAATGAGTTTTTACATCAAAAATTGATTAATTTAGAAAATTTGCTTACCAAGAAGCAACAAGAACTTGAAGAAAAAGAAAATTCGTATCAGTTGTTGAAAATTGCCAAAACTATAGAAGGCAGTAATGAAAGTACAAGAGAAACCAAACTCAAGATAAATGCTTTAATTCGTGATATTGACAAATGTATTGTTCAATTAGGCGAATAAGTTCTTTACTAAACTATGGATGAAAAACTCAAAATAAAAATTACCATTGGTGGTCGCGTATATCCTTTAAGCATTAATAATGCAACTGAAGAAGAGGGAATGCGTAAAGCAGCAAATAAGATAAATGCTTTGGTAACTAAGTTTGAGCAAAATTATGCTGTAAGCGATAAGCAAGATGTTCTTGCTATGTGTGCGTTACAGTTTGCTTCACAGTTAGAAATTCAAGATATAAGTAATGAATTAGAATTAGAAAAAGCTACAAATAAAATAAATACACTCAATGCAAAATTGGATTTGCATTTAAAATAAGTTCTTTAAAATAAACAATAATACTGCCTACATTAGTCATTGTTCGTCAAACTCAACAGGAATTAATTCTGAAGGATGAGTCATAATTGTTAAAGCAAGCCGTCTTGAACGGATCCTTGATCAGTTAGTTAATCCTATATATGTATAAATTGGAGTTTGCAGAAACTTCACTAATGTGGGCTTTTTTTATATTTAAAATTAACCATATGGAAGGAATTATAATGCCAATTATTATTGGTGTGATTATAGGATTGGCAGTAGGATATTTAATTGCTAAATCATTAGAGAAAAAGAAAGCTTCAGGTACTATAAAACGTGCAAATAAAAGTGCAGCATCGATACTGAAAGCAGCTAAGAATGATGCCGAAGCAATAAAAAAAGATAAAATATTACAGGCTAAAGAAAAATTTATTGAGTTAAAATCAGAACATGAAAAAGTAATTTTAGCGAGAGATAAGAAGATTAATGAAGCGGAAAAAAGAATTAGAGATAAAGAATCTCAATTATCAAGTGAATTAGATAAGAATAAAAAGGCTAATTTAAATTTAGAGAAGAAGACCTCTGAATATGAATATAAGATAGAATTTCTAGAACGTAAAGAAAACGAAATAGAAAAACTACATAAAAAACAAGTTGAAAACTTAGAGGTAATTTCAGGACTTTCAGCAGAAGATGCTAAAAAAGAGTTAGTTACATCATTGAAAGAGGAGGCGAAATCTGATGCGATGAGTTTCATTCAAGATAAGATGGAAGAGGCAAAACTTACCGCTGAACAAGATGCTCGTAAAATCATTTTAAATACTATTCAAAGAGTTGGAGTAGAGCAAACTGTTGAAAACTGTGTTTCAGTTTTTAATTTAGAATCTGATGATGTTAAGGGTAGAATTATAGGTCGTGAAGGTCGTAATATTAGAGCCTTAGAAGCAGCTACAGGAGTAGAGATAATTGTTGATGACACGCCAGAAGCAATTATTCTATCATGTTTTGATCCTGTGCGTCGTGAAGTTGCCCGTTTATCATTACACAATTTAGTTACTGATGGTAGAATACACCCAGCACGAATTGAAGAGATTGTTAAAAAGACTGAAAAACAAATTGGACAAGAAATAATTGAAGTTGGAAAACGAACTGTTATTGATTTAGGAATTCATGGATTGCATCCAGAATTAATTAAGACAGTTGGTCGTATGAAGTATCGTTCTTCATATGGGCAAAACTTATTGCAACATTCACGTGAAGTAGCAAACTTATGTGGGCTAATGGCAGCTGAGTTAGGATTGAATCCAAAAGTTGCCAAAAGAGCAGGACTATTACATGATATTGGTAAAGTGCCAGATACAGAAAGCGAATTACCACATGCATTATTAGGTATGGAATGGGCGAAAAAATATGGTGAAAAACCAGATGTATGTAATGCAATTGGAGCCCACCATGATGAAATAGAAATGAAGTCTATGATTTCACCTATTGTTCAAGTTTGTGATGCTATTTCTGGAGCTAGACCAGGAGCAAGACGTCAAGTGTTAGATTCTTATATTCAAAGGTTAAAGGATCTAGAAGATGTTGCTTTCGGATTTTCGGGTGTTCAAAAGGCATACGCAATTCAGGCGGGTAGAGAATTAAGAGTTATAGTTGAAAGTGAAAAAGTGAATGATACTAAAGCAGCAGAATTATCATTTAATATTTCGCAAAAAATTCAAAATGATATGACTTATCCTGGGCAAGTACGTGTAACTGTAATTCGTGAAACTAGAGCTGTGAATGTAGCGAAGTAAATAAAAAATAATTAAAATAAAAAAGCAGCCAATTGGCTGCTTTTTTATTTTCTAGGATGAAATTGCTCCATAACATTTTTTAAATGACTTTTATCTAAGTGCATATATATTTCGGTAGTTGTAATGCTTTCGTGTCCAAGCATTTGTTGTATAGCTCTTAAATCGGCACCTCTTTCCAATAAGTGAGTAGCAAAAGAATGTCTAAATGTATGTGGACTTATATTTTTTTCTATTCCAGCCTCAATAGCGAGATTTTTAACAATTGTAAATATCATAACGCGAGTCAATTGTTTTCCTCTTCGATTTAAGAAAACAGTATCTTCATAACCTTTTTGTACGTTGATGATATTTCTAATATTTGTTAAGTAAAGATTAATATATTTTTGAGTTTGTATGTTTATTGGCACAAAACGTTGTTTATCTCCTTTACCATTAACTCTAATAAAACCTTCTTCAAAGAATAAATCTGAAATTTGAAGTGTAATTAACTCAGATACACGCAATCCACAACTATACAAAGTCTCAATAATAGTTCTATTTCGTTCTCCATGAGGATGGCTGAGGTCAATTGAATTTATTAATTTATCAATATCTGCAATAGCCAAAGTGTCTGGTAGTTTTCGACCAGTTTTTGGTGATTCAATTAAATCT contains:
- a CDS encoding M23 family metallopeptidase, coding for MNNLNNFILSIFLLILTSAFSQQNYPKDYFQNPLDIPMYLSGTFAELRSNHFHSGLDIKTQQKEGFKVFSIADGYVSRIKVSHWGYGKALYVTHPNGYTSVYAHLKKYSDKIEAYIKKHQYEKESFEIQLFPNNTELQLKKGEVIAYTGSTGGYVGPHLHFEIRDSAARPVNPMHFGITVEDDKSPSINVLMAYPLDDFSHVNQSNIPLQINFKQLPNGNLKANKISASGTIGLGINAFDRLNGALNKNGIYSLEMSVNGEKTFSLYADRFSFSETKYINLLIDYQRYANINQRIQRCYVDSNNPLSIYRDVVNHGYISVQDGMTYNVEITAKDFKGNEKKLIVPIQGKNDSITIKKTEKITPYYISSKEFNKFTKEGVTIAFPKNTFYRDFYLDFDVKEGIAQIHEPNEALDNNYTLTFDVSKYSDEEKKKLFIAGFNSKGNPSYKTTHKKTSTFYTNTKSLGTYTLLSDNEKPSIRTSNFKDEQWVTNYKRLILKVSDNLSGLKTYRGEIDGEWILLEYNPKYGTLTYDFSDKKLSGTKHNLRVIVEDSVGNTNILETTFYRKQ
- a CDS encoding TonB-dependent receptor, yielding MKAKLSISLFLFFISHCVFTQTATIKGIVKDDKGKPIYDVNISYENSGTTTNQNGEYSIIVTSDKKVTVTFSHISFNDLIKTFDISNGKVVNFSPRLKPKTEELEVVDIENRRKDAEGVVEINMQDVREIPGANSGVENILMTFAGVNNSNELSTQYNVRGGNFDENLVYVNGIEVYRPFLVRSGQQEGLSFVNSEMTQNVSFSAGGFQAKFGDKLSSVLDITYRTPQEFATRVNLNLLGGSATIEGKLFDNKLSAIVGVRYRDNSLLVNSKDTETNYKPKFTDAQSFLSYQVNERFKVDFLGNFSFNEYNYTPITRRTKFGTIANPLELTVFYNGQEKDKYLTAFGALKGTYLVNDDLQMSLTTSTYNTQEAEHYDILASYNLGEVDSNLGSENFGEVEFSEGIGSQLNHARNNLDALISNVQLKATLRKDNNQYDFGLKFQNEDIRDRIIEWEVIDSAGFSIRPPNQIVNNQPYEPYEGEITPYQDVRAKNNTQINRLSAFAQWSKKEEWGENEVWYNIGVRAQNWTVKGDNINSSKSQTVISPRAQLAIKPDWEKDMLFRFSTGFYYQPPFYKELRDANGIVQPDVKAQQSIHFVLGNDYSFKMWDRPFKLVSEAYYKHLTDVNPYTVDNVRIRYAATNNATAYAAGLDFRLNGEFVPGTESWVSLGLLSTKENIDNQGEISRPTDQRFKFAILFQDYVPNIPDLKMYLNLVYNSGVPGGSPSYANPYEFQTRLNSYKRADIGISYVIADENKQFNSGLLKSFKELTFGVEIFNMFDVQNSITNTWVRDVYSKRSYGIPNYMTSRVFNVKLDMKF
- the xerD gene encoding site-specific tyrosine recombinase XerD, whose protein sequence is MKWNNALKDYKLYLKIERGLSLNSIESYVRDIKKLVLFLEDNSISISPIHIENESIQEFIYHTSKSINARSQSRLISGLRSFFDYLIFEDYRTNNPTDLIESPKTGRKLPDTLAIADIDKLINSIDLSHPHGERNRTIIETLYSCGLRVSELITLQISDLFFEEGFIRVNGKGDKQRFVPINIQTQKYINLYLTNIRNIINVQKGYEDTVFLNRRGKQLTRVMIFTIVKNLAIEAGIEKNISPHTFRHSFATHLLERGADLRAIQQMLGHESITTTEIYMHLDKSHLKNVMEQFHPRK
- a CDS encoding cell division protein ZapA is translated as MDEKLKIKITIGGRVYPLSINNATEEEGMRKAANKINALVTKFEQNYAVSDKQDVLAMCALQFASQLEIQDISNELELEKATNKINTLNAKLDLHLK
- the rny gene encoding ribonuclease Y, with protein sequence MEGIIMPIIIGVIIGLAVGYLIAKSLEKKKASGTIKRANKSAASILKAAKNDAEAIKKDKILQAKEKFIELKSEHEKVILARDKKINEAEKRIRDKESQLSSELDKNKKANLNLEKKTSEYEYKIEFLERKENEIEKLHKKQVENLEVISGLSAEDAKKELVTSLKEEAKSDAMSFIQDKMEEAKLTAEQDARKIILNTIQRVGVEQTVENCVSVFNLESDDVKGRIIGREGRNIRALEAATGVEIIVDDTPEAIILSCFDPVRREVARLSLHNLVTDGRIHPARIEEIVKKTEKQIGQEIIEVGKRTVIDLGIHGLHPELIKTVGRMKYRSSYGQNLLQHSREVANLCGLMAAELGLNPKVAKRAGLLHDIGKVPDTESELPHALLGMEWAKKYGEKPDVCNAIGAHHDEIEMKSMISPIVQVCDAISGARPGARRQVLDSYIQRLKDLEDVAFGFSGVQKAYAIQAGRELRVIVESEKVNDTKAAELSFNISQKIQNDMTYPGQVRVTVIRETRAVNVAK